A single Schistocerca piceifrons isolate TAMUIC-IGC-003096 chromosome 6, iqSchPice1.1, whole genome shotgun sequence DNA region contains:
- the LOC124802973 gene encoding uncharacterized protein LOC124802973 — MCSTDDKSVQKLVVTNHCGHIINTLKTFCTDGILTNVTFVTGTSKVCAHLPIIQCFSSHILDYLCDEVYSVYISDTKIDSHSLKLVIDYFYTGVVVAPNELKSQFDNSAKFFDINFVAARKDVKQEGIYYTLPNYPETILQELWDSRIDPSKCDVIFVTSGYVQLQAHSCILGACSPYLLHIFQEHRKEKQKPFLFVLPNVTEDDLQIVLEFCYKGFVVISNENSRSVYKTAKLLGVENLCEKLSSAFPYVLEVMQKVVNSREQSRIRTSFGACEESGIVRNPLQDLFYSLLQCGNLVDVSIYVENSKLEAHLLILSVFSTLFRNITSKLKDKLSHTIVLISGLRIQHIQAFIDYIYRGEAEFPGSVSDFCKFMSDWLDFDLLPVCEKNSVTTQYDNTDSDTVNETSSSENVTNIYSTEKTIFSENEDTAEGKASPPDTRPVSEEEEEDDDDEEILDNFNEYQNNLGLVCHSCNETFPNRQQFRQHLKIHPDAKMMKCKYCGKGFEKPSQMRLHIRIHTGSKPFQCDVCGMRFAAKSSLTKHRKTHTKDKSVLYACDVCNKSFSRKEYVTEHLRTHTGSKPYECSICHKAFVGRTGLNHHKKIHTDNNSRKSTVCEICGKNFTRHALWTHMKSHNKTHRCELCSNLFSTKTALKIHIAGSHLGHMSHQCDICGKGFMQKNHLLRHMDTHIREGQDEDKFSCDSCEKKYKTEEKLNSHRIREHSKPGERPYSCNICNKKFSGRSTVIYHRRTHTGEQPHECTICGKTFTRPDALRQHTRSHTNERKFTCSVCNKKCSSRDTLNKHLRSHKGTEDKGDTTNADNVPADECEKVCSLDRDQCSHSTLHTSSRPHRCNICRKSFRYRDSLVKHTQIHSSVSLQLPGANELPSLFSFHMCEQSYTQDCDEETQKNTSFCTVTELLNHNEAQELSVSSAAVTDSSLVSELKNTASGSVATRRPFSITIDGNLCCNSDVLLPTDDNIVALVPALSQEVSDPIAKDPHNDKDQSTAITEQSPAVPTTDSDNVPQSEPCFSTILSKSFELQAI, encoded by the exons ATGTGTTCAACAGATGACAAATCTGTTCAGAAGCTTGTGGTGACAAATCATTGTGGACACATCATTAATACTCTGAAAACATTTTGCACAGATGGAATATTAACAAATGTTACTTTTGTGACTGGGACAAGCAAAGTTTGTGCTCATCTTCCTATAATCCAGTGCTTCAGTTCACATATACTCGACTATCTCTGTGATGAAGTATACTCAGTGTACATTTCTGATACAAAAATCGATTCTCATAGCCTGAAGTTAGTGATTGATTATTTTTATACAGGAGTAGTTGTAGCACCTAATGAACTTAAAAGTCAGTTTGATAACAGTGCTAAATTTTTTGACATCAATTTTGTGGCTGCAAGGAAAGATGTAAAGCAAGAAGGAATTTACTACACGTTACCCAACTACCCTGAAACAATACTACAGGAACTGTGGGACTCACGAATTGATCCTTCAAAGTGTGATGTTATATTTGTAACAagtggttatgttcagctgcagGCTCACTCTTGCATTTTAGGTGCCTGCAGTCCCTATTTGCTACACATTTTTCAAGAACatcgaaaagaaaaacaaaaaccatTTCTATTTGTACTGCCAAATGTGACAGAGGATGACTTACAAATTGTGCTTGAGTTTTGTTATAAAGGATTTGTGGTGATTAGCAATGAAAATTCAAGATCTGTGTACAAAACAGCAAAGCTTTTAGGTGTCGAAAATCTTTGTGAAAAACTTTCCTCAGCATTTCCTTATGTTTTAGAAGTTATGCAAAAAGTTGTAAATTCAAGAGAACAGAGTAGGATAAGAACATCATTTGGGGCATGTGAGGAGTCTGGTATTGTAAGAAATCCCCTGCAGGACTTGTTTTATTCTCTGTTGCAGTGTGGAAATTTAGTTGATGTTTCTATATATGTGGAAAATTCTAAACTTGAAGCTCACCTCCTTATTTTAAGCGTTTTTAGCACACTCTTCAGAAATATCACAAGCAAACTCAAAGACAAATTGAGCCATACAATTGTGCTGATTAGTGGCTTAAGAATCCAACATATACAAGCTTTCATTGATTATATATATAGGGGGGAAGCAGAATTTCCTGGCAGTGTGTCTGATTTCTGTAAATTCATGTCTGACTGGCTAGATTTTGATTTGCTCCCAGTGTGTGAGAAAAACAGCGTAACAACACAGTACGATAATACGGACTCCGACACAGTTAATGAGACATCATCCAGTGAAAACGTCACAAACATATACTCAACGGAGAAGACTATATTCTCAGAGAATGAAGATACTGCTGAAGGAAAG GCATCACCACCTGACACACGGCCtgtttcagaagaagaagaagaagatgatgatgatgaagaaatccTGGACAACTTTAATGAATATCAAAACAATTTGGGGCTGGTGTGTCACAGTTGCAATGAGACATTTCCAAATCGGCAGCAGTTTAGACAGCATCTGAAAATTCATCCTGATGCtaaaatgatgaaatgtaaataTTGTGGCAAAGGCTTTGAAAAACCCAGTCAGATGAGACTGCATATTCGGATTCACACTGGATCGAAGCCATTTCAGTGTGACGTGTGTGGTATGAGGTTTGCTGCAAAAAGTTCACTCACTAAACACAGAAAAACTCATACAAAAGACAAGTCAGTGTTGTATGCTTGTGATGTGTGCAATAAATCCTTTAGTCGAAAGGAGTACGTGACAGAACACTTACGAACTCACACTGGCAGTAAACCGTATGAATGCTCCATATGTCATAAAGCATTCGTCGGAAGGACAGGTCTCAATCATCATAAAAAAATTCACACAGACAACAATTCTAGGAAAAGTACTGTGTGTGAGATATGTGGTAAAAACTTTACACGTCACGCACTGTGGACACACATGAAATCTCACAATAAAACTCATCGTTGTGAACTTtgcagtaacttattttcaactaaAACTGCTTTAAAAATACATATTGCTGGCTCTCACTTAGGTCATATGAGCCACCAGTGTGATATCTGTGGAAAAGGTTTTATGCAGAAGAACCACCTGCTACGGCATATGGACACACATATAAGAGAAGGTCAAGATGAAGACAAATTTTCATGTGACAGCTGTGAAAAGAagtacaaaactgaagaaaaactgaATTCTCACAGAATTCGTGAGCATTCTAAACCTGGTGAACGCCCCTACTCGTGTAATATATGTAACAAGAAGTTTTCAGGTCGCAGCACAGTGATTTACCATCGGCGAACCCACACCGGTGAACAACCACACGAGTGCACCATTTGCGGCAAAACCTTTACTCGCCCTGACGCACTGCGACAGCACACACGTTCCCACACAAATGAACGGAAGTTTACCTGTTCAGTATGTAACAAGAAATGTTCCAGCAGAGATACGCTAAACAAGCACCTCCGGTCCCACAAGGGCACAGAAGACAAAGGTGATACCACTAATGCTGATAATGTTCCAGCTGACGAATGTGAGAAAGTATGTTCATTAGACAGAGACCAGTGTTCACATTCCACACTGCACACATCCTCAAGACCCCATCGCTGCAACATTTGCCGAAAATCATTTCGTTACCGTGACAGTTTAGTTAAGCATACCCAGATACACTCGTCAGTTAGCCTGCAGTTACCAGGAGCAAATGAATTACCCAGTCTATTTTCATTTCATATGTGTGAGCAATCGTACACTCAGGACTGTGATGAAGAAACTCAGAAAAATACCAGTTTTTGCACTGTAACTGAATTGTTAAACCACAATGAAGCACAAGAATTAAGTGTCTCTTCAGCAGCCGTAACTGATAGCAGTCTTGTTTctgaactgaaaaatactgctTCAGGATCAGTAGCAACGCGGAGGCCGTTCAGTATAACTATTGATGGAAATCTGTGCTGCAATTCTGATGTGTTGTTACCTACTGATGATAATATAGTAGCATTAGTGCCTGCTCTTTCACAAGAAGTGTCTGATCCCATTGCAAAAGACCCACACAATGACAAAGATCAAAGCACTGCAATTACAGAACAATCACCTGCAGTTCCAACAACAGACAGTGATAATGTACCACAATCGGAGCCATGTTTTTCAACAATACTTTCAAAGTCGTTTGAACTCCAGGCCATCTGA